Below is a window of Lagenorhynchus albirostris chromosome 11, mLagAlb1.1, whole genome shotgun sequence DNA.
GTACCAGAGTGTTCACTGCAGCGTAGTTCGTAACGGTTTCCAACAAGGAAGGCCCCAACCTCACCAGCAGCGAAAGGAAAGCCCTGGGCAGTCAGGCTGGAGCACTACACAGCCCTGAAAAGTGAGAGCTCTACAACCCAGGCAGCTACAGGGAGGCTCTCAGACACGTCAGGAGGGTGATGACCCTGGTGATGGGTTAGGGACTGGAGGGGGCATGAGGCAGCTTTCTCCGGGGCCAGTTaggatgttttttaaaatctgtgtattGGTTTCAAGGTTGGGTTCAGTGTGTGAATTTTTATGAAGCTGCTCACTTACATGAGCCCTTTTCTGAATGAATgatagatttaaaaatcaaaaacaacccCACCCGGGCTGCCAGAGCGGAAGTGCCGCGCTCTAACCCGACCCTCCTCACCGGGGTTGAAACCTGGGCGCCTCCAAGATGCCGGCTTACCACTCTCCCCTCACGGACCCTGACACGAAACTCATTGGAAACATGGCACTGTTGCCTATCAGAAGTCAGTTCAAAGGACCCGCccctagagagacaaaagataCAGATATTGTGACTGAAGCTATCTATTACTTCAAGGCCAATGTCTTCTTCAAAAACTATGAAATTAAGAATGAAGCTGATAGGACCTTGATATATATAACCCTCTACATTTCTGAGTGTTTAAAGAAACCCCAAAAGTGCAATTCTAAAAGCCAAGGCGAGAAAGAAATGTATACACTGGGAATCACTAATTTTCCCATTCCCAGAGAGCCTGGTTTTCCACTTAATGCAATTTACGCCAAACCTGCGAACAAACAGGAAGATGAAGTGATGAGGACCTGCTTACAACAGCTGAGGCAAGAGACTGGACTGAGACTTTGGGAGAAAGTTTTTAACCCTCAGAATGATAAACCCAGCAAGTGGTGGACTTGCTTTTACAACAGCTGAGGCAAGAGACTGGACTGAGACTTTGGGAGAACGTTTTTAACCCTCAGAATGATAAACCCAGCAAGTGGTGGACTCGCTTTGTGAAGAGACAATTCATGAACAAGAGTCTTTCAGGACCTGGACAGTAAAGGGAGCCTTGGGCAGACACTGTCTCCACAGCTGTGGGCAGCATTTACAACAAGATGTACACAGTTCTTTGCCTTTATTTCGTAAAGTTTTatacagaggagagaagagagtgtGTCTTTACTTGAAGAGCTCTTTATCAAGAATTTGGGGCTGTGGGGTGGGGAAGAATGAGTTGTTGATGGTGATTTGAAATTTCTGCAGTATTAAGCTGGTGCTTAATGagtaataataaagaaattttctaacaaaaaaaaaaacaaccaaaaacagaaagacagggcttccctggtagcgcagtggttaagaatccacctgccagtgcaggggacacgggttcgagccctggtccgggaagatcccacatgccgcggagcaactaagcccgtgcaccacagctactgagcccgcgagccacaactactgagactgcgctctagagcccacgagccacaactactgagcccgtgtgcctagagcctgtgagccacaactactgagcctgtgagccaccactactggagcctgcgtgcctagagcctgtgctccgcaacaagagaagccactgcgatgagaagcccgcgcaccacagcaaagagcagcccctgctccacaaccagagaaagcctgcgcgcagtggccaagacctaacgcagccagaaaaaaaccccaacaacaaCAGAAGGACACAACACTCATCTCCCCACAGGTTACCTCCTAAGTTTGAGTTTTGCAAAGAGCCCAGAAAAGCTCATGAAAGGGGCTCGCTTGCTAATGGCCTCCCGGGTTAAGGTTCCCAGAAACGGGACATGGGACCGGCCCTTGAAAGACGAGCAGTAGAGGGAGAAGGGTTTCCTGGGCAGAGGGAGTAGCATCTGCAAAGTGTGGAGGCATCAGAGACCCTGAGCAGCTCAGGAAGATTATCCGGTCCATTTTGACTGGACGATGTGGGTCCCTGAAGCCCACAGATGTGCTATGGTAAAGTCCTGAAGGCAGTTGGATAAAGGGTGAGTGGGGAGCTCTGAGCTGGAGGCAGATTGGAGACTCACTAGTACTTTCATATTAATTTGATGTTCTTAAGCCATGGGAGAATCAGGGTGCCGTGGAAGGAGGTTAGAGAACCAGGGAAAGTGTAGTGTGTGTAGTAGATTATATGCTCTTATGTTATTTCATTAATACAACAGCCCCAGGAGGCTTTGGTACCCctattctgcagatgaggaaaccaaggctcagaaaggtgagGTCATTGGTCAAATTCTCACGACCAGTGATTGGCAGCTCTGGGATCTGAATCCAGGCCATCTGACTCCCAATCCCGGGCTCATCTGTATCCAGGGTTCTGTTCTTCACCAAACACTATAGCATAAACATTCCCCCGCTTATTAGAAATCTACATTATACATCCAGTGAGTGAATAGTATAAAAGTTGTACACACGTTTAATTAACCACTCTCCTATTATTGGACATTTAGATCATTTCAACGTTGGGGGCTATAATTCATGCTGCAGTGAAACCTGTGTGCTCTGGGCTCAGCTCCCCGCTTGGATACACTAGAAGAGCAGGTGCTACACCCAGGAATGGACTAATTCACATGCCCAGAGAGAGACAGGAGCTGAGCCGTGCGTGTCTCCATCTCCTCTCCAGCACGAGTATCTTTGTTTAATCTGGGCTATTTCCACAGTCAAAAGGACGGGTCTCTCGATGTTTCAATATATGTCTTTCATCATCACAGAGGTTGAACATTTTTcatatctgtatttctctttcataacttttattcatttatttttatagtagcaGAATTGTTTATTCCGGTGAAAAGCTAGAAAAATGCAACGTCCGACAATAGCTTATTTACGGTATGTACAACTGAATTCACCGATGTCAGTAGTCAGTGATTCAACAGAATATTGTGCCGTAGTCGAAAGGGCTAAATACAGTGCTTGAGTAGAAATAGGATCTTTGCGAACTAAtattatgtaaaaagaaaaaggaaaacaagattgAGTGTGAATGTTCAGATTCACACTGCAGTTATGACTCTGTAAAAGCTATAGTCATGCAGCTAAAGATCAAAAGGGAGCTAAATGAAAGCGGATGTTGTGTTTGACTAGTGATAATGttgttatgtttaatttttattttttaggata
It encodes the following:
- the LOC132529862 gene encoding actin-related protein 2/3 complex subunit 3-like, whose product is MPAYHSPLTDPDTKLIGNMALLPIRSQFKGPAPRETKDTDIVTEAIYYFKANVFFKNYEIKNEADRTLIYITLYISECLKKPQKCNSKSQGEKEMYTLGITNFPIPREPGFPLNAIYAKPANKQEDEVMRTCLQQLRQETGLRLWEKVFNPQNDKPSKWWTCFYNS